In Vibrio japonicus, one DNA window encodes the following:
- the nusA gene encoding transcription termination factor NusA has protein sequence MSKEILAVAEAVSNEKAVPRERIFEALEIALATSTKKKYEIEIDVRVEIDRKTGEFETYRRWLVVEDVEHPTKEISLEAAQYEDDSVELGDYVEDQIESVTFDRITTQTAKQVIVQKVREAERAQIVEQFIDNEGELVTGVVKKVNRDTVVLDLGNNAEAVILRDDQLPRENFRPGDRVRGLLYRVAPEARGFQLFITRSKPEMLAELFRVEVPEIAEEIIELKGAARDPGSRAKIAVKTNDKRIDPVGACVGMRGARVQAVSGELGGERIDIVLWDDNPAQFVINAMAPADVASIIVDEDAHAMDIAVEADNLAQAIGRNGQNVRLASQLTGWELNVMTVADLQKKHAEESQASIENFMKYLDIEEDFAQLLVEEGFSTLEEVAYVPVNELLEVDGLNEDLIEELRSRAKEALTTIALAKEESFEGAEPAEDLLSLEGLEREMAYKLAAKGVATLEDLADQGIDDLEGIEGLTEERAGELIMAARNICWFGEDA, from the coding sequence ATGAGTAAAGAAATTTTAGCGGTAGCGGAAGCGGTATCGAACGAAAAAGCGGTACCTCGTGAGCGAATCTTTGAAGCATTAGAAATCGCACTAGCTACATCTACTAAGAAAAAGTACGAGATTGAAATCGATGTACGTGTAGAGATCGATCGCAAAACTGGCGAATTTGAGACTTACCGTCGTTGGTTGGTTGTAGAAGACGTTGAGCACCCAACAAAAGAGATTTCTCTAGAAGCGGCTCAATATGAAGATGATTCAGTTGAGCTAGGCGATTACGTAGAAGACCAAATCGAGTCAGTAACGTTTGACCGTATTACGACTCAAACAGCAAAGCAAGTGATCGTACAAAAAGTACGTGAAGCAGAGCGTGCACAAATCGTAGAACAGTTCATCGACAACGAAGGTGAGCTAGTTACTGGTGTGGTTAAGAAAGTTAACCGTGACACAGTGGTGCTAGACCTAGGTAACAACGCAGAAGCGGTAATCCTACGTGATGACCAACTTCCACGCGAAAACTTCCGTCCGGGCGACCGTGTACGTGGTCTTCTATACCGCGTTGCTCCAGAAGCTCGTGGCTTCCAGCTATTCATTACTCGTTCTAAACCAGAAATGTTGGCTGAACTATTCCGTGTTGAAGTGCCAGAAATCGCTGAAGAGATCATCGAGCTGAAAGGTGCTGCACGCGATCCTGGTTCACGCGCTAAAATTGCAGTTAAGACTAACGACAAACGTATCGACCCTGTAGGTGCGTGTGTGGGTATGCGTGGTGCACGTGTACAAGCTGTATCTGGTGAGCTTGGTGGCGAGCGTATCGATATTGTTCTGTGGGACGATAACCCAGCACAATTCGTAATTAATGCAATGGCTCCTGCAGATGTTGCTTCTATCATCGTTGATGAAGACGCTCATGCAATGGACATCGCAGTAGAAGCTGACAACCTAGCACAAGCGATTGGTCGTAACGGTCAAAACGTACGTCTTGCTTCACAACTAACAGGTTGGGAACTGAACGTAATGACTGTGGCGGATCTGCAAAAGAAACACGCTGAAGAATCTCAGGCTTCTATCGAAAACTTCATGAAGTACCTAGATATTGAGGAAGACTTTGCTCAACTTCTAGTTGAAGAAGGTTTCTCTACTCTTGAAGAAGTTGCCTACGTTCCGGTTAACGAATTACTAGAAGTAGATGGTCTGAATGAAGACTTAATCGAAGAGCTACGTAGCCGTGCGAAAGAAGCTCTAACCACGATCGCTCTTGCTAAAGAAGAGTCATTCGAAGGTGCAGAGCCAGCTGAAGACCTGCTTTCTTTAGAAGGTCTAGAGCGTGAAATGGCATACAAATTGGCAGCAAAAGGTGTAGCAACACTAGAAGACTTAGCTGACCAAGGTATTGATGATTTAGAAGGTATTGAAGGTCTAACCGAAGAGCGCGCTGGTGAGCTTATCATGGCTGCTCGCAACATTTGTTGGTTCGGCGAAGACGCATAA
- the infB gene encoding translation initiation factor IF-2 → MTQMTVKALSEEIGTPVDRLVEQLADAGMKKASNDQISEDEKQQLLTHLKKEHGDNSGDAEPTRLTLQRKTRSTLSVNAGGGKSKNVQVEVRKKRTYVKRSAIEDEAKREAEDAAKREAEDAAKREAEEVAKREAEEAAKREAEEAVKREAEEKAKREAEEKAKRNVDEKVTRDAEKAKREAEEKSKQEAARKEADELKRRQEEEAKRKAEEESQRKLEEARELAEKNKERWSAAEEKKGDMEDTDYHVTTSQYAREAEDEADRREEGGRRKKKKAASSKSNEQNQGGRNSRPGRARKGKLAKPSSMQQAFDKTAAVAKADVVIGETIVVSELANKMSVKATEVIKAMMKMGAMATINQVIDQETAQLIAEEMGHKVIIRKENELEEAVLSDRDSDAEAMPRAPVVTIMGHVDHGKTSTLDYIRRTHVASGEAGGITQHIGAYHVETDNGMITFLDTPGHAAFTAMRARGAQATDIVVLVVAADDGVMPQTIEAIQHAKAAGVPLIVAVNKIDKEDANPDNVKNELAQYDVIPEEWGGENMFVHISAKQGTNIDGLLEAILLQSEVLELTAVADGMASGVVVESRLDKGRGPVATVLVQSGTLRKGDIVLCGQEYGRVRAMRDELGQEITEAGPSIPVEILGLSGVPSSGDEATVVRDERKAREVANYRAGKFREVKLARQQKSKLENMFSNMAAGEVAELNVVLKADVQGSVEAISDSLLKLSTDEVKVNIVGSGVGGITETDAVLAEASNAIILGFNVRADASARRAIETASVDLRYYSIIYQLIDEVKQAMGGMLAPEFKQEIIGLAEVRDVFKSPKLGAIAGCMVTEGLIKRNNPIRVLRDNVVIYEGELESLRRFKDDVQEVKNGYECGIGVKNYNDVRVGDQIEVFEIVEIKRTLD, encoded by the coding sequence ATGACACAAATGACTGTAAAAGCATTAAGTGAAGAAATTGGTACACCAGTGGACCGCTTAGTTGAACAACTTGCTGATGCTGGTATGAAAAAAGCGAGTAATGATCAGATTTCAGAAGATGAAAAACAGCAACTTCTGACACATCTTAAGAAAGAGCACGGCGATAACTCAGGTGACGCCGAGCCTACTCGCTTGACTCTGCAACGTAAGACTCGTAGTACACTTAGTGTAAATGCTGGTGGCGGCAAGAGTAAGAATGTTCAGGTTGAAGTGCGCAAGAAACGTACCTACGTGAAGCGCAGTGCAATCGAAGACGAAGCAAAACGTGAAGCTGAAGACGCGGCAAAACGTGAAGCTGAAGACGCGGCAAAACGTGAAGCTGAAGAAGTGGCAAAACGTGAAGCTGAAGAAGCAGCAAAACGTGAAGCTGAAGAAGCAGTGAAACGCGAAGCTGAAGAAAAAGCGAAACGCGAAGCAGAAGAAAAAGCTAAGCGTAACGTGGACGAGAAAGTTACACGTGATGCGGAAAAAGCAAAACGTGAAGCTGAAGAAAAATCAAAGCAAGAAGCAGCGCGAAAAGAGGCCGACGAGCTTAAACGTCGTCAGGAAGAAGAAGCTAAACGTAAAGCTGAAGAGGAAAGTCAGCGCAAGCTTGAAGAAGCGCGCGAATTGGCTGAGAAGAATAAAGAGCGTTGGTCTGCTGCAGAAGAGAAAAAGGGTGATATGGAAGATACAGATTACCATGTAACGACTTCACAATATGCACGTGAAGCCGAAGATGAAGCAGATCGTCGTGAAGAAGGTGGTCGCCGTAAGAAGAAGAAAGCAGCTTCTTCTAAAAGCAATGAGCAAAACCAGGGTGGCCGTAACTCACGTCCTGGCAGAGCTCGTAAAGGTAAGCTAGCGAAGCCATCTTCAATGCAACAAGCATTCGACAAGACTGCTGCAGTAGCAAAAGCTGATGTTGTAATCGGTGAAACCATTGTGGTTTCTGAGCTTGCAAACAAGATGTCTGTTAAAGCAACAGAAGTTATCAAAGCGATGATGAAGATGGGCGCTATGGCGACTATCAACCAAGTGATTGACCAAGAAACGGCACAATTGATTGCTGAAGAAATGGGTCACAAGGTAATTATTCGTAAAGAGAACGAGCTAGAAGAAGCGGTACTAAGCGACCGTGATAGCGACGCAGAAGCAATGCCACGTGCACCAGTTGTTACCATCATGGGGCACGTTGACCACGGTAAAACATCGACGCTTGACTACATTCGTCGTACACACGTTGCATCTGGCGAAGCGGGTGGTATTACACAGCACATCGGTGCTTACCACGTTGAAACTGACAATGGCATGATCACGTTCCTTGATACTCCAGGACACGCGGCGTTTACTGCAATGCGTGCTCGTGGTGCTCAGGCAACAGATATCGTTGTACTTGTTGTAGCGGCAGACGATGGCGTGATGCCACAAACAATCGAAGCTATCCAGCACGCGAAAGCGGCAGGCGTACCTCTGATTGTTGCTGTGAACAAGATCGATAAAGAAGATGCGAACCCAGACAACGTTAAGAACGAGCTAGCTCAATACGACGTTATTCCTGAGGAGTGGGGCGGTGAGAACATGTTTGTTCACATCTCTGCGAAACAGGGTACTAACATCGATGGTCTTCTAGAAGCTATTTTGCTTCAATCAGAAGTTCTAGAGCTGACTGCTGTTGCTGATGGTATGGCGTCTGGTGTGGTTGTTGAATCTCGTCTTGATAAAGGTCGCGGTCCAGTTGCTACAGTACTTGTTCAATCAGGTACACTACGCAAGGGTGACATCGTACTTTGTGGTCAAGAGTACGGCCGTGTTCGTGCAATGCGCGATGAACTAGGTCAAGAGATCACTGAAGCAGGTCCATCTATCCCAGTAGAGATCCTAGGTCTTTCTGGTGTGCCTTCTTCAGGTGACGAAGCGACAGTTGTACGTGACGAGCGTAAAGCGCGTGAAGTTGCAAACTACCGTGCAGGTAAGTTCCGTGAAGTTAAACTAGCTCGTCAGCAGAAATCTAAGCTAGAGAACATGTTCTCTAACATGGCTGCTGGTGAAGTTGCTGAACTAAACGTAGTACTGAAAGCTGACGTACAGGGTTCTGTGGAAGCAATCTCTGACTCACTACTGAAACTATCTACTGACGAAGTTAAAGTTAACATCGTTGGTTCTGGTGTTGGTGGTATCACAGAGACTGATGCAGTACTTGCTGAAGCTTCAAACGCAATCATCCTTGGCTTTAACGTTCGTGCTGATGCATCTGCTCGTCGTGCGATTGAAACTGCAAGTGTTGATCTACGTTACTACTCAATCATCTACCAGCTAATCGACGAAGTTAAACAAGCGATGGGCGGTATGCTTGCTCCAGAATTCAAGCAAGAGATCATTGGTCTTGCTGAGGTTCGTGACGTGTTTAAGTCACCGAAACTGGGTGCAATCGCAGGTTGTATGGTTACTGAAGGTCTGATTAAGCGTAACAACCCAATTCGCGTTCTACGTGACAACGTTGTTATCTACGAAGGTGAACTAGAGTCACTACGTCGCTTTAAAGATGACGTTCAAGAAGTTAAAAATGGTTACGAGTGTGGTATCGGCGTTAAGAACTACAACGACGTTCGCGTAGGCGACCAGATCGAAGTATTCGAAATCGTTGAAATCAAACGTACTCTAGACTAA
- the rbfA gene encoding 30S ribosome-binding factor RbfA: MSKEFSRTQRVAQQLQKELAMILQREVRDSRLGMVTISDVEVSRDLAYAKVFVTFLCVGEQTPESCLEALREHEVHIRMMLGKRIRLRLTPEIRFYYDNTLVEGMRMSNLVTEIVQTDKQKQKDSGREDEE, from the coding sequence ATGTCAAAAGAATTTAGCCGCACGCAGCGCGTAGCACAGCAGCTGCAAAAAGAATTGGCGATGATCCTGCAACGTGAAGTGCGTGATTCTCGTCTTGGTATGGTAACGATCTCTGATGTTGAGGTCTCTCGTGACCTTGCTTACGCGAAAGTATTTGTGACTTTCCTATGCGTGGGTGAGCAAACGCCAGAGTCTTGTCTGGAAGCGTTACGCGAGCATGAAGTACACATCCGTATGATGCTAGGTAAGCGTATTCGTCTACGCCTGACGCCAGAAATTCGTTTCTACTATGACAACACTTTGGTTGAAGGTATGCGTATGTCTAACCTTGTGACTGAAATTGTGCAGACTGATAAACAGAAGCAGAAAGATTCTGGCCGTGAGGACGAGGAATAA
- a CDS encoding FAD-dependent oxidoreductase, with the protein MSQNVYQFIDVQRVDPAKKPLKVRKIEFVEIYEPFTKQQATAQADRCLDCGNPYCEWKCPVHNYIPQWLKLANEGRIIEAAELSHQTNSLPEVCGRVCPQDRLCEGSCTLNDDFGAVTIGNIEKYITDKAFEMGWKPDMSKVEWTDKKVAIIGAGPAGLAAADVLVRNGVKPVVFDRYPEIGGLLTFGIPSFKLEKGVMENRRRVFSEMGVEFRMNIEVGKDVQMQDLIDEYDAVFLGVGTYKYMRAGLPNEDATGVYDALPFLISNTYKVMELEDDQPFIDMAGKKVVVLGGGDTAMDCVRTSVRQGASNVICAYRRDEENMPGSRREVKNAKEEGVNFMFNLQPLGIEVNASGQVTGVKVVKTALGEPDEAGRRRPEPVPGSEHVLDADVVIMAFGFQPHKMEWLEPYGVDLDQWGRIKAPVEQEFMYQTSNAKIFAGGDAVRGSDLVVTAIDEGRKAAEGIMDYLDV; encoded by the coding sequence ATGAGCCAGAACGTATACCAATTTATCGATGTACAGCGCGTAGATCCTGCGAAAAAGCCACTCAAAGTGCGCAAGATCGAATTCGTTGAAATCTACGAACCTTTTACCAAACAGCAAGCGACCGCTCAGGCGGATCGCTGCTTAGATTGTGGTAACCCTTACTGTGAGTGGAAATGTCCTGTTCACAACTACATTCCACAATGGCTGAAACTCGCCAACGAAGGGCGAATCATAGAAGCCGCTGAGCTTTCTCACCAAACCAATAGCCTGCCGGAAGTGTGTGGTCGCGTGTGTCCACAAGACCGGCTATGTGAAGGTTCCTGTACACTTAACGATGACTTTGGCGCGGTGACCATAGGCAACATCGAGAAATACATCACTGATAAAGCTTTTGAAATGGGCTGGAAGCCTGATATGTCAAAAGTGGAGTGGACGGATAAGAAAGTCGCGATCATCGGTGCGGGCCCCGCAGGTCTAGCAGCGGCGGATGTCTTGGTCCGCAACGGTGTAAAACCTGTCGTGTTCGACCGTTACCCAGAAATTGGCGGCTTACTGACTTTCGGAATCCCGTCTTTCAAACTGGAAAAAGGCGTAATGGAAAACCGACGCCGCGTATTCAGCGAAATGGGTGTCGAATTCCGTATGAACATTGAAGTCGGTAAAGATGTGCAGATGCAAGATCTTATCGATGAGTACGATGCCGTGTTCTTAGGTGTTGGTACATACAAATACATGCGTGCAGGCTTGCCGAACGAAGACGCGACTGGCGTGTACGACGCACTGCCTTTCCTAATCTCCAATACCTACAAAGTGATGGAACTGGAAGACGATCAACCATTCATCGACATGGCAGGTAAAAAAGTTGTGGTGCTTGGTGGTGGTGATACCGCGATGGACTGTGTACGTACGTCAGTACGCCAAGGCGCATCTAATGTCATCTGTGCTTACCGCCGAGACGAAGAAAACATGCCCGGCTCCCGACGTGAGGTGAAAAATGCCAAGGAAGAAGGCGTGAACTTTATGTTTAACCTTCAACCACTAGGCATTGAAGTCAACGCTTCTGGCCAAGTAACTGGGGTAAAAGTCGTGAAAACCGCACTTGGTGAGCCAGATGAAGCAGGTCGCCGACGTCCAGAGCCAGTACCGGGTAGTGAACACGTACTCGATGCTGACGTGGTGATCATGGCGTTTGGCTTCCAACCACACAAAATGGAGTGGTTAGAACCGTATGGCGTCGATTTGGACCAATGGGGACGCATCAAAGCGCCTGTTGAGCAAGAGTTCATGTATCAAACCAGCAACGCGAAAATCTTTGCTGGCGGTGATGCAGTTCGCGGCTCCGATTTGGTTGTCACCGCTATTGACGAAGGTCGCAAAGCTGCAGAAGGCATCATGGATTATCTTGACGTGTAA
- a CDS encoding DUF1499 domain-containing protein: protein MKRPALLALSLFALTACSQGVSTMTDRTMTPCGDKPNCVSTQDSREQFALAPFSLTHDANIDKIELAALQLPGAKTAVKDNGYLRIECTSKIMRFVDDLELRIHDGQLIVRSESRVGYSDFGVNRKRTEQLRALLSDQDLIE from the coding sequence ATGAAACGACCCGCTCTCCTCGCTCTTTCATTGTTTGCACTCACCGCCTGTAGCCAAGGAGTATCAACTATGACCGACCGCACTATGACACCTTGTGGCGACAAACCAAACTGTGTCTCAACACAAGACAGCCGTGAACAATTTGCACTTGCCCCTTTCAGTCTGACTCACGATGCCAATATCGACAAAATAGAACTAGCAGCTCTGCAACTTCCTGGAGCGAAAACTGCAGTAAAGGACAACGGTTATTTACGCATTGAATGTACATCCAAAATCATGCGCTTTGTTGATGACTTAGAGCTGCGTATCCATGATGGGCAGCTTATCGTACGTTCAGAGTCCCGCGTCGGATACTCCGATTTTGGTGTCAACCGTAAGCGCACCGAGCAGCTTAGAGCACTATTGAGCGATCAAGATTTAATTGAGTAA
- the rimP gene encoding ribosome maturation factor RimP — MTGLERQLTEMLEAPVAASGYELVGLEFIRAGEHSTLRIYIDHENGITVDDCAEVSRQVSAVMDVEDPITVAYNLEVSSPGLERPLFKAAHYEQFIGHEVSIVLKMAVGNRRKWKGTIHSVEGETVTVTVEGNQEEFALSNISKANLIPKF, encoded by the coding sequence ATGACTGGTTTAGAAAGACAACTTACTGAAATGCTTGAAGCTCCGGTAGCGGCATCAGGTTATGAGTTAGTTGGATTAGAATTTATTCGCGCAGGCGAGCATTCAACGCTACGTATCTATATTGACCATGAGAATGGCATCACAGTCGATGACTGTGCAGAGGTTAGCCGTCAGGTTAGCGCTGTTATGGACGTTGAAGATCCAATCACTGTGGCTTACAACCTAGAAGTGTCTTCTCCAGGCCTAGAAAGACCACTTTTCAAAGCAGCACACTATGAACAATTTATTGGTCACGAGGTAAGCATCGTTTTGAAAATGGCTGTTGGCAACCGTCGCAAGTGGAAAGGTACGATCCACTCTGTTGAAGGTGAAACAGTAACAGTTACTGTTGAAGGTAACCAAGAAGAGTTTGCTCTAAGCAACATTTCAAAAGCTAACCTAATCCCTAAGTTTTAA
- the truB gene encoding tRNA pseudouridine(55) synthase TruB, whose translation MARRRKGRPIDGVILLDKPTGISSNDALQKVKRIYFAEKAGHTGALDPLATGMLPICLGEATKFSQFLLDSDKRYRVIAKLGERTNTSDSDGEVVETRPIDVDLAKLEACIDKFRGESDQIPSMFSALKYQGKPLYEYARQGIEVPRESRKITVYEIVLHRFEGDEVEMEVHCSKGTYIRTIVDDLGEMLGCGAHVTMLRRTAVAKYPYEKMVTLEQLNELLEQAHREEKAPRELLDPLLMPMDSAVEDLPEVNLIPDLANMVQHGQPVQVFGAPTEGPVRLTMGEEKLFIGVGEMNDDGKIAPKRLVVFRD comes from the coding sequence ATGGCTCGTCGTCGTAAAGGTCGTCCTATCGATGGTGTGATCCTTCTGGATAAACCTACCGGGATTTCATCTAACGACGCACTGCAAAAAGTAAAGCGTATTTACTTTGCTGAAAAAGCAGGTCATACCGGTGCACTTGACCCGTTGGCGACTGGCATGTTGCCAATCTGTCTTGGTGAAGCGACCAAATTTTCGCAGTTTTTGCTCGATTCAGATAAACGCTACCGAGTGATCGCTAAGCTAGGCGAACGCACCAATACGTCAGATTCAGATGGTGAAGTGGTAGAAACACGTCCAATTGATGTGGATCTTGCTAAGCTAGAGGCGTGCATCGATAAGTTCCGAGGTGAATCGGATCAAATCCCGTCGATGTTCTCGGCGCTGAAATACCAAGGTAAGCCACTTTATGAGTACGCTCGCCAAGGTATTGAAGTACCGCGTGAATCACGCAAAATCACCGTTTACGAAATCGTACTGCATCGTTTTGAAGGCGATGAAGTTGAAATGGAAGTACACTGCTCAAAAGGTACTTACATTCGTACAATCGTCGACGATTTAGGTGAGATGCTGGGTTGTGGTGCTCACGTGACTATGCTGCGCCGTACTGCGGTTGCTAAGTATCCGTATGAGAAAATGGTCACGTTAGAGCAACTGAACGAGTTGTTAGAGCAAGCGCATCGTGAAGAAAAAGCGCCGCGCGAATTGCTTGACCCACTTCTGATGCCGATGGATAGCGCGGTTGAAGATCTTCCTGAAGTGAACCTGATCCCTGATTTGGCAAACATGGTTCAACATGGTCAGCCAGTGCAGGTGTTTGGTGCTCCAACAGAAGGCCCTGTTCGCTTGACAATGGGTGAAGAAAAGCTGTTTATCGGTGTGGGAGAGATGAACGATGACGGTAAGATCGCACCAAAGCGACTTGTTGTATTTCGTGACTAA